A single genomic interval of Chloracidobacterium validum harbors:
- a CDS encoding AAA family ATPase, protein MKVLAVRGKNLASLTEFDVSLVKGPLEQAGLFVITGPTGAGKSTLLDAMCLALYGRLPRIKGERGGHQLPANASGSDKLRITDPRHIVSRNAAEACAEVEFWGCDRQRWRARWSVRRARGQLAGKLQEVNVELFDEHDHAHTAHRREETQALIAQKVGLTYEQFCRSVLLAQGEFAAFLKAGADERAQILEALTDGSQLYTKLSIAAHQRAADEKSKLQELERQAGNLQPLSEEERQEVEKQKACLTAECERLAEEQKPCEEARQWYVKGDALSQDVQVAEVAHRSAQQARQEAAPQAHHLERLEQAERLRGPYERYQSASAEQNAADKQRSAAEQAFEDAEQALKLAKAEVERAEQRLEGARTHREHKQPEIDEARRLDTELDHARAALAQAEADQHKWTQELEQHTQALEEALLAQAAADEAIAQADRWLRDNYRLKPLAEQWPRWERGIQNYNSLHQKIADLCADLDTATRKLQQVEERLASAQQAVRDGEAKLENAQEELAVAQRAVEALQADHSLEARQTARERIDTGRQRLLELKNLLEGLVEAETARAAAAQVVAEATSAITSLREKLDALEQKHAELEAACLAREQDLKLAEAAEALAARRPDLLIPGKPCPLCGATEHPAAGQPAPPSEIVKRLRAEMEAARRERASCAQEIQKLGNQLAAERARTEEAGRHQSDAAKRYAAHLTQWNTISIDEPALVPHDPETGSKLDAALNQLEKEKANLDAAEKAYEAACKRRDQAQTQVNQLRERQQQAQVELNQLEQTRQSIASELKNCRQRLEEQQSRQRHDLDELDSAFSWQNDWQTALQTNPVTFLEAAQAYVKSWEVTQQHRQQQSDQRQELAREVAILRTKCEQSKSNLSTARHKVNDCAIHLAQLEHSRAHCLGGEPTDEVIWALDNEVKEAEKEATAARQKLLETSRQQAAAQTDCQVAQEREVKAKQEAATARAALDQALEAVQLTEAELESLLSTPTDVRRQLQDHIKALDDAVTATAGALDSKRQAYESHLASPRPDATREAIEARLAELDGCIAEKYKKIGALDEKLRQDRELRERHAQLVQELEAQKAVYARWAELDDVIGSSDGKTLRLFAQSLYFDALLAQANYYLKNLRQRYRLEQVKDAALEVQVIDHDLADVVRPISTLSGGETFLISLALALGLAAMSSDKVTIGSLFIDEGFGTLDPKSLEKALGMLNQLQAEGRQIGIISHIPGLADQIGYCVAVEPNGTGTSRVSVIGPPQPAVVSTT, encoded by the coding sequence ATGAAGGTGCTCGCCGTTCGCGGAAAAAACCTGGCGTCCTTGACCGAATTCGACGTGTCGCTCGTCAAGGGACCGCTCGAACAGGCCGGGTTATTTGTGATTACGGGCCCGACCGGCGCGGGAAAAAGCACGCTGTTGGATGCCATGTGCCTGGCGCTTTACGGACGCCTCCCACGGATCAAAGGGGAGCGCGGTGGGCATCAACTTCCAGCCAACGCCAGCGGCTCGGACAAGTTACGGATTACCGATCCACGCCATATTGTGTCACGCAATGCCGCCGAAGCCTGTGCCGAAGTGGAGTTTTGGGGGTGTGACCGCCAACGCTGGCGGGCGCGCTGGAGTGTGCGCCGGGCGCGTGGACAACTTGCCGGAAAGCTTCAGGAAGTCAACGTCGAGCTTTTTGATGAACACGATCATGCGCACACTGCGCATCGCCGGGAGGAAACGCAGGCGCTCATTGCTCAAAAAGTCGGGTTGACATACGAGCAGTTCTGTCGGTCGGTGTTGCTGGCACAGGGCGAGTTCGCTGCGTTTCTCAAGGCCGGCGCCGATGAGCGAGCGCAAATTCTGGAGGCACTGACTGATGGAAGCCAACTCTATACGAAGCTTTCCATTGCTGCTCACCAACGGGCTGCTGACGAAAAAAGCAAGCTTCAGGAATTGGAACGTCAAGCCGGCAACTTGCAGCCCCTTTCCGAAGAGGAGCGACAGGAAGTCGAGAAGCAAAAGGCGTGTCTGACGGCCGAATGCGAGCGGCTGGCCGAAGAGCAAAAGCCGTGCGAGGAAGCCCGTCAGTGGTATGTCAAGGGTGACGCTCTCAGCCAAGATGTTCAGGTAGCAGAAGTAGCACACCGCTCGGCCCAGCAAGCGCGTCAGGAGGCCGCACCGCAGGCCCACCACCTCGAACGGCTCGAACAAGCCGAGCGACTGCGCGGCCCTTACGAACGCTATCAATCTGCCTCTGCTGAACAGAACGCGGCAGACAAGCAACGAAGCGCCGCCGAGCAAGCATTCGAGGACGCGGAGCAGGCGCTCAAGCTTGCCAAAGCTGAAGTCGAACGCGCCGAGCAGCGGCTCGAAGGTGCACGCACTCACAGGGAGCACAAACAACCGGAGATTGACGAGGCTCGCCGGCTTGACACTGAACTTGACCACGCCCGCGCAGCCCTTGCGCAAGCCGAAGCCGACCAACACAAGTGGACGCAGGAACTCGAGCAACATACGCAGGCACTGGAAGAGGCTCTGCTTGCTCAGGCCGCGGCGGATGAGGCTATTGCCCAGGCCGACCGCTGGCTGCGCGACAACTACCGGCTCAAACCGCTGGCCGAGCAGTGGCCGCGTTGGGAACGTGGCATCCAGAACTACAACTCGCTCCACCAGAAGATCGCCGATTTGTGCGCCGATCTGGACACAGCAACACGGAAACTTCAGCAAGTCGAAGAACGTCTTGCATCGGCGCAGCAAGCGGTTCGAGATGGCGAAGCGAAGCTCGAAAATGCCCAGGAAGAGCTTGCTGTGGCGCAGCGTGCTGTTGAAGCGCTCCAAGCAGATCACAGTCTCGAAGCACGCCAGACAGCACGGGAACGGATTGACACTGGCCGCCAACGGCTGCTGGAACTCAAGAATTTGCTGGAAGGCCTGGTGGAGGCTGAAACTGCCCGCGCTGCCGCCGCCCAGGTCGTCGCGGAGGCCACCAGCGCCATCACGAGTCTCAGAGAAAAACTTGATGCCCTTGAGCAAAAGCACGCCGAACTTGAAGCGGCTTGTCTCGCCCGTGAGCAGGACTTGAAGCTGGCCGAGGCCGCCGAGGCTTTGGCGGCTCGCCGCCCTGATTTGCTCATACCGGGAAAGCCCTGTCCGCTGTGCGGTGCTACCGAACACCCGGCCGCCGGCCAACCCGCGCCACCAAGCGAGATCGTCAAGCGTCTCAGGGCTGAAATGGAGGCGGCCCGGCGGGAACGCGCAAGCTGCGCTCAGGAGATCCAAAAGTTGGGTAACCAGCTTGCAGCCGAACGCGCCCGCACCGAGGAAGCCGGTCGCCACCAGTCAGACGCGGCCAAGCGTTATGCCGCGCATTTGACGCAGTGGAATACCATTTCAATAGATGAGCCAGCGCTCGTGCCACATGACCCGGAAACCGGGTCTAAACTTGACGCGGCTCTTAACCAACTTGAAAAAGAAAAAGCCAATCTTGACGCGGCAGAAAAGGCTTATGAAGCAGCCTGCAAACGGCGCGATCAGGCGCAAACCCAGGTCAACCAACTTCGGGAGCGACAACAACAGGCACAAGTAGAGCTAAACCAACTTGAGCAAACGCGCCAGTCCATTGCGTCAGAACTCAAGAACTGCCGGCAACGGCTTGAAGAACAGCAATCCCGGCAACGCCATGACTTGGACGAACTTGACTCGGCCTTTTCCTGGCAGAACGACTGGCAAACTGCCCTTCAAACCAATCCCGTTACCTTTTTGGAAGCGGCCCAGGCATACGTCAAAAGCTGGGAAGTCACGCAGCAGCACCGCCAGCAGCAAAGTGATCAGCGGCAGGAACTCGCGCGTGAAGTTGCCATCCTCCGAACCAAATGTGAGCAGTCCAAGAGCAATCTCAGCACGGCCCGGCACAAAGTCAACGACTGCGCGATACACCTTGCCCAGCTTGAACATTCCCGCGCTCACTGCCTTGGTGGCGAACCGACCGATGAGGTCATCTGGGCACTTGACAATGAGGTTAAGGAAGCCGAAAAGGAAGCAACGGCCGCGCGTCAGAAGCTCTTGGAAACAAGTCGCCAGCAGGCAGCGGCTCAGACAGATTGCCAAGTCGCCCAGGAACGAGAAGTCAAAGCCAAGCAGGAAGCAGCCACTGCCCGGGCGGCGCTCGACCAGGCCCTCGAAGCCGTTCAACTCACGGAAGCAGAACTCGAATCATTACTATCCACGCCGACCGACGTGCGCCGGCAACTGCAAGATCACATCAAAGCACTGGATGATGCAGTGACGGCGACGGCCGGGGCTCTCGATAGCAAACGCCAAGCGTATGAAAGCCACCTTGCGTCGCCCCGACCGGATGCTACGCGAGAAGCCATCGAGGCCAGACTTGCCGAACTCGATGGCTGCATTGCCGAAAAGTACAAGAAAATTGGCGCGCTTGACGAAAAGCTGAGACAAGACCGGGAGCTACGGGAGCGCCATGCCCAGCTTGTCCAGGAACTTGAAGCGCAAAAAGCGGTTTACGCCCGGTGGGCAGAACTTGATGACGTGATTGGTTCGTCAGACGGTAAAACGCTTCGGCTTTTCGCGCAAAGCCTGTACTTTGACGCGCTCCTCGCGCAAGCCAATTATTACTTGAAAAACCTGCGCCAGCGTTACCGCTTGGAACAGGTGAAAGATGCGGCGCTCGAGGTACAGGTGATTGACCACGATCTGGCGGATGTGGTTCGTCCGATCAGTACCTTGTCCGGTGGTGAAACATTTCTCATCTCCCTGGCGCTAGCGCTTGGATTGGCCGCGATGTCGTCGGACAAAGTCACCATCGGTTCCCTTTTCATTGACGAAGGCTTTGGCACGCTTGACCCCAAATCACTGGAAAAGGCACTGGGCATGCTCAACCAACTACAAGCTGAAGGACGCCAGATTGGTATCATTTCACATATTCCTGGACTCGCCGACCAGATTGGCTACTGCGTTGCCGTCGAACCCAACGGAACAGGCACGAGCCGCGTCTCGGTCATCGGACCACCCCAACCTGCTGTTGTTTCTACCACGTGA
- a CDS encoding KpsF/GutQ family sugar-phosphate isomerase — protein sequence MTHIERGRQTLRVEAEAVARLAERLDDNFERAVEVIAAGRGHVATLGMGKSGFVARKTSATLASLGTPSFFLHPAEAAHGDIGRVTSDDVLLVFSHSGETEEIVRLLPSFQRMRLPLIAILGRPDSTLGRAAQIILDTAVDTEACPLNLAPTASTTAALALGDALAVAVGAARGFAAEDFAARHPGGKLGRELLRVADVMHTGADVPRVLPTTQMPDIIHEISRKGFGVTTVVDAEHRLLGVISDGDLRRLMEHQPETFLRLTAGAALEGRHSRHPHPRTARAADRASAALRAMEAYRITSLVVVDARQRVEGLVHLHDLWSVLSPSGVEPSV from the coding sequence ATGACGCACATTGAACGGGGACGGCAAACGCTGCGTGTCGAAGCCGAGGCGGTGGCCCGCCTGGCCGAGCGGCTCGATGACAACTTTGAACGCGCGGTTGAAGTCATTGCGGCCGGACGCGGCCACGTTGCCACACTCGGCATGGGCAAAAGTGGCTTCGTTGCGCGCAAGACATCCGCCACGTTGGCCAGTCTGGGAACGCCTTCGTTCTTTTTGCACCCGGCGGAAGCCGCGCATGGCGACATTGGACGAGTCACGTCAGACGACGTGCTCCTTGTGTTTTCACATAGCGGCGAAACCGAGGAAATCGTGCGCCTTCTGCCTAGTTTTCAGCGCATGCGGCTGCCACTCATCGCCATTCTGGGCCGCCCGGATTCGACGCTCGGCCGCGCGGCGCAAATCATCCTCGACACGGCCGTGGATACCGAAGCCTGCCCGCTCAATCTAGCTCCAACGGCTTCGACGACGGCAGCCCTGGCGCTGGGCGACGCCTTGGCGGTGGCCGTTGGCGCGGCGCGTGGCTTTGCGGCTGAAGACTTTGCCGCCCGGCATCCTGGGGGCAAGCTTGGACGCGAACTCCTGCGCGTCGCCGATGTCATGCACACCGGCGCGGACGTTCCGCGTGTGCTGCCCACGACCCAGATGCCCGACATCATCCATGAGATTTCACGCAAGGGCTTTGGCGTCACGACGGTCGTGGATGCCGAACACCGTTTGCTGGGCGTCATTTCCGACGGCGATCTTCGGCGGCTCATGGAACACCAACCAGAAACGTTCTTGCGCCTCACGGCCGGGGCGGCGTTGGAAGGACGCCACTCACGCCACCCACACCCACGCACGGCGCGCGCTGCCGATCGGGCCAGCGCGGCCCTCCGCGCCATGGAAGCCTACCGCATCACATCACTTGTCGTGGTGGATGCCCGCCAGCGCGTGGAAGGGCTTGTTCACCTCCATGATTTGTGGAGCGTCTTGTCACCATCCGGCGTTGAGCCGTCGGTTTGA
- a CDS encoding UDP-glucose dehydrogenase family protein codes for MHIAIIGTGYVGLVTGACFAEFGVNVTCVDKDTAKIAMLEDGRVPIYEPGLDVLIEKNRRAGRIHFTTDLKAAVQRALVVFIAVGTPPNPDGSPDLSQVEAVAAQIAEALDGYKVVVTKSTVPTGTGQAIRRVMEERCPAGASFSVASNPEFLREGDAINDFMRPERIVIGCEDAQANAILRDLYGPLTQTGVPLVATTVETSELIKYASNAFLAVKISFINDMALLCDRLGCDVADVARGMGLDSRIGSKFLSPGPGYGGSCFPKDTQALAHLARSHQHTLRIVEAGIAVNNDMHGAMVNKIKTLLGEPYQDKVAGLLGLTFKPETSDLRESPAMAIAAAIRKLGVTLRVSDPVAMPEASTLLPDVTFCDDPYETAIGCDVLIIATEWNLYRRLDLERLHAVMRTPAIADLRNVCDPVQARRAGFRYLGVGRG; via the coding sequence ATGCATATCGCTATCATTGGTACGGGTTACGTAGGCCTCGTCACGGGGGCCTGCTTTGCCGAATTTGGCGTCAATGTCACCTGTGTGGACAAAGACACCGCCAAAATTGCCATGCTCGAAGATGGGCGCGTGCCGATTTACGAACCCGGACTTGACGTGTTGATTGAAAAGAATCGCCGCGCCGGTCGCATTCACTTCACGACTGACTTGAAAGCCGCCGTGCAGCGGGCGCTGGTCGTCTTCATTGCCGTGGGCACGCCGCCCAACCCAGACGGCAGCCCGGACTTGTCACAGGTTGAAGCCGTAGCCGCGCAAATTGCCGAAGCTCTGGACGGCTACAAGGTGGTGGTCACCAAAAGCACGGTGCCAACCGGCACCGGCCAGGCCATTCGGCGCGTGATGGAAGAGCGCTGTCCGGCCGGGGCCAGTTTCAGCGTGGCGTCAAATCCTGAATTCCTGCGTGAAGGCGACGCCATCAACGATTTCATGCGTCCGGAGCGGATTGTCATTGGCTGTGAGGATGCCCAGGCCAATGCCATTTTGCGCGACCTCTATGGTCCATTGACCCAAACGGGTGTCCCATTGGTGGCAACGACCGTTGAGACTTCGGAACTCATCAAGTATGCGTCCAATGCCTTCCTGGCCGTAAAGATTTCCTTTATCAACGACATGGCCTTGCTGTGTGACCGACTCGGCTGTGACGTAGCGGATGTCGCCCGCGGCATGGGACTCGACAGCCGAATTGGCAGCAAGTTTTTGTCGCCTGGGCCAGGCTATGGAGGCTCGTGCTTCCCCAAGGATACCCAGGCCTTGGCGCACCTGGCGCGCAGCCACCAGCACACGCTCCGCATCGTCGAAGCCGGGATCGCCGTCAACAACGATATGCATGGGGCGATGGTCAACAAGATCAAGACCCTTCTAGGCGAGCCTTACCAGGACAAAGTCGCCGGGCTGCTTGGACTGACATTCAAGCCAGAAACCAGCGACCTGCGGGAATCGCCAGCCATGGCGATTGCGGCGGCCATTCGCAAACTCGGCGTGACGCTGCGCGTCAGCGATCCAGTTGCCATGCCAGAGGCTTCGACGCTGCTGCCGGACGTTACGTTCTGCGACGACCCGTATGAAACCGCGATAGGCTGCGACGTGCTCATTATCGCCACGGAGTGGAATCTTTACCGGCGGCTCGACCTCGAACGCCTGCACGCCGTCATGCGGACGCCGGCCATTGCCGACCTCCGCAATGTCTGCGATCCGGTCCAGGCCCGGCGAGCTGGATTCCGCTACTTGGGCGTTGGGCGCGGCTGA
- a CDS encoding universal stress protein yields MFKHILFATDFSPLSRGLLKYAAAFARQANGRVTLLNVQSASLPAQALRLSERALAENGYEWLVGIRRELEEMLQHETLQGLDAHAMLAEGDPATEILRVAREKDVSLLVMATQRRGFLARPLIGSTALAVLEESPCPALVARPPCRDFVYYKGAETTIALNRILLATDFDPVTDAAKQLAFDLAKAHDAKVTALHAIHIVLGYFPMRAKSGEDDAVALVRRNAEARFEGLASEAAAAGIKFESRLVDGRAYEATLKTAQELEADLIVMGCGDRQAGQPLGHHVERVIRETTCPLLVVPPAAATQS; encoded by the coding sequence ATGTTCAAACACATTCTCTTTGCAACTGATTTTTCACCGCTTTCGCGTGGACTGCTGAAATATGCTGCGGCTTTTGCCCGCCAGGCCAATGGGCGAGTGACCCTGCTCAACGTCCAGAGCGCATCCTTGCCGGCCCAGGCGCTCCGGCTTTCTGAGCGCGCCTTGGCGGAAAATGGCTATGAGTGGCTGGTTGGGATTCGCCGTGAGCTGGAAGAGATGCTTCAGCATGAAACCCTTCAGGGACTTGACGCCCACGCCATGCTGGCCGAGGGCGACCCGGCAACCGAAATTCTGCGTGTTGCGCGTGAAAAGGACGTATCCCTGTTGGTGATGGCAACCCAGCGGCGGGGCTTCTTAGCGCGTCCGCTGATTGGTTCAACGGCGCTGGCCGTCCTCGAGGAAAGCCCTTGCCCAGCGCTCGTTGCCCGTCCACCCTGCCGCGACTTTGTCTATTACAAAGGGGCTGAAACGACAATTGCGCTCAATCGGATTCTCCTTGCCACCGACTTTGACCCGGTTACCGATGCCGCCAAGCAATTGGCTTTCGATTTGGCTAAAGCCCACGATGCCAAGGTGACGGCGCTGCACGCCATCCACATCGTCTTGGGTTATTTCCCGATGCGCGCCAAATCTGGTGAAGATGACGCCGTGGCGCTTGTCCGCCGCAATGCCGAAGCGCGCTTTGAAGGGTTGGCATCCGAAGCGGCGGCAGCGGGCATCAAGTTTGAATCTCGGCTGGTGGATGGGCGGGCCTACGAGGCGACGTTGAAAACTGCCCAGGAACTCGAGGCCGATTTGATCGTCATGGGCTGCGGTGATCGCCAAGCCGGACAGCCGCTTGGGCACCACGTCGAACGGGTGATTCGGGAAACGACCTGCCCGCTGCTGGTTGTGCCGCCGGCTGCCGCCACGCAAAGCTGA
- a CDS encoding ferritin-like domain-containing protein — MSATRQEAAMRQVFERVVADPDLHWATMNLYYYSEYHGAEGIAALAKRAESTNPQLAEELVHHADDEFRHAAMIADIMTDLGSSPRPPLGIKYVDEFAALATASTDPDRLDEVELLAALNVTEKRGLFSFALHVSTLPKESKAFKLLNQVKNEEAGHVRWGNQRLAELKASGREAEVRRAQAKFEVIEKAAYETSLDIMPGAPIRHFRRIVDVAQELPTERQIPYVVSQFLRAANPLPVLGARWQLVETILSSAQLREQVSEDVRRMVAGQSLSSDSLLGRLAGDARRAVESLWRPQAQAA, encoded by the coding sequence ATGTCAGCTACTCGTCAGGAAGCCGCCATGCGTCAGGTCTTCGAGCGTGTTGTTGCCGACCCTGATTTGCACTGGGCGACGATGAATCTCTACTACTACTCTGAATATCACGGCGCTGAAGGCATCGCAGCGCTTGCCAAGCGGGCCGAATCCACCAACCCACAGCTTGCCGAGGAGCTTGTCCATCACGCGGATGATGAGTTCCGCCATGCCGCCATGATCGCCGACATCATGACCGATCTCGGCAGCAGCCCGCGCCCGCCACTTGGGATCAAGTACGTGGATGAGTTTGCGGCGCTCGCTACGGCCAGCACCGATCCAGACCGCTTGGACGAAGTGGAGTTACTGGCGGCGCTCAATGTGACGGAGAAACGGGGACTGTTCAGCTTTGCCCTGCACGTTTCAACTCTGCCCAAGGAAAGCAAGGCCTTCAAGTTACTCAATCAGGTCAAGAACGAAGAGGCCGGACACGTCCGGTGGGGCAATCAGCGGCTGGCCGAACTCAAGGCAAGTGGACGCGAAGCGGAAGTGCGGCGGGCGCAGGCGAAGTTTGAGGTCATCGAAAAAGCCGCCTATGAAACATCGCTTGACATCATGCCCGGCGCGCCCATCCGTCACTTCCGGCGAATTGTGGATGTGGCGCAGGAACTGCCGACTGAACGCCAAATCCCGTATGTGGTGAGTCAGTTTCTGCGCGCTGCGAATCCATTGCCCGTGCTTGGCGCGCGTTGGCAGTTGGTTGAAACCATTTTATCCTCGGCGCAATTGCGTGAACAGGTCAGCGAGGATGTCCGGCGCATGGTTGCCGGTCAGTCGCTGTCTAGCGATTCGCTGCTCGGACGCCTGGCCGGCGACGCCCGCCGCGCCGTGGAAAGTCTATGGCGTCCGCAGGCGCAAGCGGCTTAG
- a CDS encoding patatin-like phospholipase family protein: MTTLCRDVPVSLVLAAGGARGVAHVGVLEALVANGFQVSEIVGSSAGALIAAYYAGVGLSLDELRRLGLGLTSRHLLAWAAARRAPRWLAGYFRQRAGIVPDYLERLERASGKRLHHGVERIGFLAFDRISRGDVLLHSHLPDFPLADAMRGAVAIPLVYPPRPVVCAGRRMLLHDAGGRNRIPIEYLFTEPFAPRQIVVSDIANRLVHRQENAAKIKALQARHPDVAIHHVMPDALGRGMLLYQPSDLEALVVSGRTVMTALIQSSARSPVG; this comes from the coding sequence ATGACCACGCTCTGCCGCGATGTGCCGGTTAGCTTGGTGCTTGCCGCTGGCGGTGCGCGTGGGGTAGCGCACGTCGGCGTTTTAGAAGCGCTGGTGGCGAATGGCTTCCAGGTCAGTGAAATCGTTGGCTCCAGCGCCGGGGCATTGATTGCCGCCTACTATGCCGGCGTGGGCCTGTCGTTGGATGAACTGCGGCGGCTGGGACTGGGGCTAACGTCACGCCACCTGCTCGCGTGGGCGGCTGCGCGGCGCGCGCCACGATGGCTAGCAGGCTACTTCCGGCAACGCGCCGGGATCGTCCCGGACTACCTTGAGCGCCTCGAGCGCGCTTCAGGTAAGCGCCTCCACCACGGTGTTGAGCGCATTGGCTTCCTGGCATTTGATCGTATTTCGCGTGGAGATGTTTTGCTGCACAGCCACCTGCCCGATTTTCCGCTTGCCGATGCCATGCGCGGTGCGGTCGCTATCCCGCTGGTGTATCCGCCGCGCCCGGTCGTCTGCGCCGGACGGCGCATGCTGCTCCACGATGCTGGCGGGCGGAACCGCATTCCCATTGAGTATTTGTTCACTGAGCCTTTTGCGCCACGACAGATTGTGGTCAGTGACATTGCCAATCGCCTGGTTCATCGGCAAGAGAATGCCGCGAAAATCAAGGCACTCCAGGCTCGTCATCCTGATGTCGCCATTCACCATGTCATGCCAGACGCGCTTGGACGTGGAATGTTGCTGTATCAGCCATCCGACCTGGAAGCGCTTGTCGTTTCTGGTCGAACCGTCATGACGGCACTCATTCAATCCAGCGCCCGCTCGCCGGTTGGTTAG
- the sucC gene encoding ADP-forming succinate--CoA ligase subunit beta, protein MKIHEYQAKRLLAKFGVPVPRHHVALNPLDACMAAEALGTFPVVLKAQIHAGGRGKGGGVKLAHSLEEVESIALRMLGHKLVTPQTGPEGRTVHRLIVEEGLHIDRELYISLLIDRATSSPIIMASQAGGMEIEEVAAETPEKILREVIDPALGLQPYQARKVAFGLGFTGNQASKVVKILLALYRAFIESDASLIEINPFLLTKEGDFYALDAKVMLDDNALYRHPDYVELRDTREEEALETEAAKYDLNYVKLDGTIGCMVNGAGLAMATMDIIKLAGGNPANFLDVGGGASQERVEQAFRILLADPNVKAVLINIFGGIVRCDMVAAGVIAAARNLNVALPIVVRLEGTNVEAGRALLEDSGLNFTTATGMQDAAEKVVALAA, encoded by the coding sequence ATGAAAATTCATGAATACCAGGCCAAACGCCTCCTGGCGAAGTTTGGCGTTCCGGTGCCACGGCATCACGTGGCGCTCAATCCCCTGGATGCCTGCATGGCGGCCGAAGCTCTGGGCACTTTTCCCGTAGTGCTCAAGGCGCAAATCCACGCCGGCGGGCGTGGCAAGGGCGGCGGCGTCAAGTTGGCGCATTCGCTTGAAGAAGTTGAATCCATTGCCCTGCGCATGCTGGGGCACAAGTTGGTAACACCCCAGACCGGCCCGGAAGGACGGACGGTTCACCGGCTGATCGTAGAGGAAGGCCTCCATATTGACCGTGAGCTGTACATCAGCCTACTGATTGACCGTGCCACGTCGTCACCAATCATCATGGCAAGTCAGGCGGGTGGCATGGAAATCGAGGAGGTCGCAGCGGAAACGCCGGAAAAAATACTCCGTGAGGTCATTGACCCGGCGCTTGGGCTACAGCCCTATCAGGCGCGCAAGGTTGCCTTTGGACTTGGCTTCACCGGCAACCAGGCCAGTAAGGTCGTGAAGATACTCCTGGCACTGTATCGGGCTTTCATTGAAAGTGACGCTTCACTGATTGAGATCAATCCGTTTCTCCTGACTAAGGAAGGCGACTTTTACGCCCTCGACGCCAAGGTGATGCTGGATGACAATGCCCTGTATCGGCATCCCGACTATGTCGAACTGCGTGACACCCGTGAAGAGGAAGCCCTTGAAACGGAAGCGGCGAAGTACGATCTCAACTACGTCAAGCTTGACGGCACGATTGGCTGCATGGTCAACGGGGCTGGGCTGGCGATGGCAACGATGGACATCATCAAGCTGGCCGGTGGAAACCCGGCAAACTTCCTGGATGTGGGCGGCGGTGCGTCACAGGAACGGGTTGAGCAAGCCTTTCGCATCCTGCTGGCCGATCCAAACGTCAAGGCGGTACTGATCAACATTTTTGGCGGCATTGTTCGGTGTGACATGGTTGCGGCCGGCGTGATTGCAGCCGCGCGCAACCTCAACGTTGCGCTTCCGATTGTCGTTCGGCTTGAAGGCACGAATGTTGAAGCCGGCCGCGCCTTACTCGAAGACTCTGGACTCAACTTCACGACGGCAACTGGTATGCAGGATGCCGCGGAAAAAGTGGTTGCCCTGGCGGCTTAG